One Streptomyces sp. SAI-135 DNA segment encodes these proteins:
- a CDS encoding ATP-binding protein, protein MADDDKTPAREIITEYAQAHFRYFRTPDGTVYAQRKGHPVARPIRSQGTTGSHRQELMVGLFRDGKGVFNGSALKEALDLIEALALSEDVQPVYIRVAPGFDGATWLDLGRDDGQSVRIHPTGWEITTPDPREVCWRRTQLTGELPLPAKDTNGKGIDLLMRLCNFATAETECLAIAWLIGCLGPSVPVPAPFLTGPQGAGKSTGGRMLIRIVEGMSGDLRRAPKDEENLIAAVSAGWVTALDNLSHMTPDLSDAMCCIVTGAENVKRALFTDGDVFRVGYRRPLLLTGIDVGVIRPDLAERLLPLRLERPKVRRTEAELWAEYAEVLPVVLGSLLDLTVKVRAAKAETPTDLRMADFAHLCAQFDAATGLGVLAAYRASLDDLNDDVIEGDLLAQTVLRHAATISPGAAQRMTSTEWLHLLSGLYNGEGMRPLPKGWPTTGKVLSDRLKRLQPTLAARGVLIDSGRTSTGRYLEMTRPAAPVPQEPKRMF, encoded by the coding sequence ATGGCTGACGACGACAAGACCCCGGCCCGCGAGATCATCACCGAGTACGCGCAGGCGCACTTCCGGTACTTCCGCACCCCCGACGGCACCGTCTACGCCCAGCGCAAGGGCCACCCCGTGGCCCGTCCGATCCGCTCGCAGGGAACTACGGGCAGCCACCGCCAGGAACTCATGGTGGGACTGTTCCGCGACGGGAAAGGCGTCTTCAACGGCAGCGCCCTGAAAGAGGCGCTGGACCTGATCGAGGCACTCGCGCTGAGCGAGGACGTGCAGCCCGTCTACATCCGCGTTGCTCCGGGCTTTGACGGAGCGACATGGCTGGACCTCGGGCGGGATGACGGACAATCCGTCCGCATCCACCCCACCGGCTGGGAGATCACCACCCCGGACCCGCGCGAGGTGTGCTGGCGGCGCACCCAGCTCACCGGGGAACTGCCCCTGCCGGCCAAGGACACCAACGGCAAGGGCATCGATCTCCTTATGCGGCTGTGCAACTTCGCCACCGCCGAGACCGAGTGCCTGGCCATTGCCTGGCTCATCGGCTGCCTCGGTCCGTCGGTGCCCGTTCCGGCCCCGTTCCTGACCGGCCCGCAGGGAGCGGGCAAGTCCACCGGTGGGCGGATGCTGATCCGGATCGTGGAGGGCATGAGCGGGGACCTGCGCCGGGCCCCCAAGGATGAAGAGAACCTGATCGCAGCCGTATCGGCGGGATGGGTCACGGCCTTGGACAATCTGTCCCACATGACCCCGGACCTGTCGGATGCGATGTGCTGCATCGTGACCGGAGCCGAGAACGTCAAGCGGGCGCTGTTCACCGACGGGGACGTGTTCCGCGTCGGCTACCGGCGCCCTCTGCTCCTGACCGGCATCGACGTGGGCGTCATCCGCCCCGACCTTGCTGAACGGCTCCTGCCGCTGCGCTTGGAGCGCCCCAAGGTGCGGCGCACCGAGGCCGAGCTGTGGGCGGAGTACGCGGAAGTGCTGCCGGTGGTCCTCGGTTCGCTCCTGGACCTCACGGTCAAGGTCCGCGCGGCGAAAGCCGAGACACCCACCGATCTACGGATGGCTGACTTCGCGCACCTGTGCGCGCAGTTCGACGCTGCAACCGGGCTCGGAGTCCTCGCCGCCTACCGGGCCAGCCTGGACGACCTGAACGACGACGTGATCGAAGGTGACCTGCTCGCACAGACCGTCCTGCGTCACGCCGCCACCATCTCCCCAGGCGCAGCACAGCGGATGACGTCCACAGAGTGGCTGCACCTCCTGAGCGGCCTCTACAACGGCGAGGGAATGCGTCCCCTGCCCAAGGGGTGGCCGACCACCGGGAAGGTGCTCTCTGACCGTCTCAAGCGCCTACAGCCCACCCTGGCCGCCCGAGGTGTCCTCATCGACTCCGGGCGCACCAGCACGGGCCGCTACCTCGAAATGACCCGTCCAGCCGCACCCGTCCCGCAGGAGCCGAAACGCATGTTCTGA
- a CDS encoding helix-turn-helix domain-containing protein yields MAQPTEPDPRATLRGGLPDRYLTPHDIAEIFGVPLETVYQWRRKRTGPPGFRVGKHVRYDPAEVGAYVMQLKSAGRVAA; encoded by the coding sequence ATGGCACAGCCGACAGAGCCCGATCCCCGAGCCACCCTCCGAGGCGGCCTCCCGGACCGGTACCTCACCCCCCATGACATTGCCGAGATCTTCGGCGTGCCCCTCGAAACCGTCTATCAGTGGCGCAGGAAACGCACCGGTCCCCCCGGCTTCCGCGTCGGCAAGCACGTCCGCTACGACCCCGCCGAAGTAGGGGCCTACGTCATGCAGCTCAAGAGCGCCGGCCGCGTCGCGGCCTAA
- a CDS encoding tyrosine-type recombinase/integrase — translation MAGSIQDRWFRTETAVSGKTVRVKTERHGTGLRYRARYFAPDGKRKSKSFADGQKRLAEQWLSKMAADVARGDYIDPNASRTSFQEFAEEWLASQSGDPNTRASMQSQLRLHAFPRIGSRPLGSFQPSHIREFVTQLEASGMSGAYARVIFSNVRAVLSAAVEDGYLRRNPCNSRTVTLPEMGLRRVVPWQPERVFAMRAAMVERFRTMVDMGAGCGLRQGEILGLSVDELDFDTNTLHVVQQLKLSLSRPVFAPPKGGKLRDVPLPDPVAEALKEHIERFPPVEVTLPWMRANGQPVTKRLIFSGPNGGHVWRTSLNEDHWKPALAKVGVIPKAKSREHAAAREHGMHALRHFYASVLLDAGESIKAVSEYLGHSDPGLTLKVYAHLMPSSRDRARKALGQALRPRGSGD, via the coding sequence ATGGCAGGAAGCATTCAAGACCGTTGGTTCAGGACCGAGACTGCCGTCAGCGGCAAGACCGTCCGTGTCAAGACCGAGCGCCACGGGACCGGCCTGCGCTACAGGGCTCGCTACTTCGCACCCGACGGCAAGCGCAAGAGCAAGTCGTTCGCTGACGGACAGAAGCGCCTCGCTGAACAGTGGTTGAGCAAGATGGCTGCGGACGTGGCTCGCGGCGACTACATCGACCCGAACGCCTCCCGGACGTCCTTTCAGGAGTTCGCGGAGGAGTGGCTTGCAAGCCAAAGTGGAGACCCGAACACCCGAGCCTCAATGCAGTCACAACTCAGGCTGCACGCCTTTCCTCGCATCGGGTCACGTCCGCTCGGGTCGTTCCAGCCGAGCCATATCCGTGAGTTCGTGACCCAGCTCGAAGCCTCCGGCATGTCCGGCGCGTACGCCCGTGTGATCTTCTCCAACGTCCGAGCTGTTCTCAGCGCGGCCGTCGAGGACGGCTACCTTCGCCGGAACCCCTGCAACTCCCGCACGGTGACGCTCCCTGAGATGGGTCTGCGCCGCGTCGTCCCGTGGCAGCCAGAACGCGTTTTTGCCATGCGGGCCGCCATGGTCGAGCGCTTTCGCACCATGGTCGACATGGGCGCCGGCTGCGGCCTGCGACAGGGCGAGATTCTCGGCCTGAGTGTCGATGAGCTGGACTTCGACACCAACACCTTGCACGTGGTGCAGCAGCTCAAGCTGAGTCTGAGTAGGCCTGTGTTTGCGCCACCGAAGGGCGGCAAGCTCCGTGATGTGCCTCTACCCGATCCCGTGGCGGAGGCTCTAAAGGAGCACATAGAGCGCTTTCCGCCCGTCGAGGTCACGCTCCCGTGGATGCGGGCGAACGGCCAGCCCGTGACGAAGCGCCTGATCTTCAGTGGACCCAATGGCGGGCACGTCTGGCGTACGTCGCTGAACGAGGACCACTGGAAGCCCGCCCTGGCGAAGGTCGGTGTCATCCCGAAGGCCAAGAGCCGCGAGCATGCCGCCGCCCGCGAGCACGGCATGCACGCACTTCGGCACTTCTACGCATCCGTCCTCCTGGACGCCGGGGAGAGCATCAAGGCCGTCAGCGAGTACCTCGGGCACTCGGACCCGGGTCTGACTCTGAAGGTGTATGCGCACCTCATGCCGAGTAGCCGGGACCGGGCCCGAAAGGCTCTCGGGCAAGCGCTCCGGCCGCGAGGTTCGGGGGACTGA
- a CDS encoding phosphoglyceromutase: MADAPYKLILLRHGESEWNAKNLFTGWVDVNLNEKGEKEAVRGGELLKDADLLPDVVHTSLQKRAIRTAQLALESADRHWIPVHRSWRLNERHYGALQGKDKAQTLAEFGEEQFMLWRRSYDTPPPPLEDGTEFSQSADPRYASIPPELRPRTECLKDVVVRMLPYWYDGIVPDLLAGRTVLVAAHGNSLRALVKHLDGISDADIAGLNIPTGIPLYYELDASFNPVTPGGKYLDPEAAAAAIEAVKNQGKKK; encoded by the coding sequence ATGGCCGACGCACCGTACAAGCTGATCCTCCTCCGCCACGGCGAGAGCGAATGGAACGCGAAGAACCTGTTCACCGGCTGGGTGGACGTCAACCTCAACGAGAAGGGCGAGAAGGAGGCAGTCCGCGGCGGCGAGCTCCTGAAGGACGCCGACCTCCTGCCCGACGTGGTCCACACGTCCCTCCAGAAGCGCGCGATCCGCACCGCCCAGCTGGCGCTGGAGTCCGCGGACCGCCACTGGATCCCGGTCCACCGCTCCTGGCGCCTGAACGAGCGCCACTACGGCGCCCTCCAGGGCAAGGACAAGGCCCAGACCCTCGCGGAGTTCGGCGAGGAGCAGTTCATGCTGTGGCGCCGCTCCTACGACACCCCGCCCCCGCCCCTCGAGGACGGCACGGAGTTCTCCCAGTCCGCCGACCCCCGCTACGCCTCCATCCCGCCGGAGCTGCGCCCCCGCACGGAGTGCCTGAAGGACGTCGTCGTCCGCATGCTCCCGTACTGGTACGACGGCATCGTCCCGGACCTCCTGGCCGGCCGCACGGTCCTGGTGGCGGCCCACGGCAACAGCCTCCGCGCCCTGGTCAAGCACCTGGACGGCATCTCCGACGCCGACATCGCGGGCCTGAACATCCCGACGGGCATCCCCCTCTACTACGAGCTCGACGCGTCCTTCAACCCGGTGACCCCGGGCGGCAAGTACCTCGACCCGGAGGCGGCCGCGGCAGCGATCGAGGCGGTCAAGAACCAGGGCAAGAAGAAGTAG
- a CDS encoding MFS transporter yields the protein MLTAWDTYKHGGPSMPLATLRRAGRETVSGLPRAFWWLWTSTLVNRLGAFVATFMALYLTLDRGYSASYAGLVASLHGLGGVVSSIGAGVMTDRLGRRPTLLVAQSATAASVALLGFMHHPVAIAAVAFLVGMASNASRPAVQAMMADIVRPEDRVRAFSLNYWAINLGFAVSSMGAGFIAEYSYLAGFLIEAGMTAVCAVVVFLKLPESRPATAHAEKAPDDVRLGTVLRDGRFMSVVGLSFLVAVIFQQGSIGLPVAMGEAGFTAADYGLAIALNGVLIVALQIPVTRFIQDRDPQRLLVVSSLLAGYGFGLTAFAGSVGLFALTVCVWTLGEMINAPTQTGLVVRLSPAHGRGRYQGMYTLSWSVAALVAPLMSGFVIDRFGAEWLWGLCAVVGTAAAVGYAALMRRLSRETATGTAVPEKPAAAAEASAA from the coding sequence GTGCTCACCGCTTGGGACACTTACAAACACGGGGGACCGTCCATGCCACTCGCCACCCTGAGACGCGCCGGCCGCGAGACCGTCTCCGGGCTTCCCCGCGCGTTCTGGTGGCTGTGGACCAGCACCCTCGTCAACCGCCTGGGCGCCTTCGTCGCCACCTTCATGGCCCTCTATCTCACCCTCGACCGCGGCTACTCCGCCTCCTACGCCGGTCTCGTCGCCTCGCTGCACGGGCTGGGCGGGGTCGTGTCGTCCATCGGCGCCGGGGTGATGACCGACCGGCTGGGGCGGCGACCCACCCTGCTGGTCGCGCAGTCCGCCACCGCCGCCTCCGTCGCGCTGCTCGGGTTCATGCACCACCCCGTCGCGATCGCCGCCGTCGCGTTCCTGGTCGGCATGGCCTCCAACGCCTCCCGGCCGGCCGTGCAGGCGATGATGGCCGACATCGTGCGCCCCGAGGACCGGGTGCGGGCCTTCTCCCTCAACTACTGGGCCATCAACCTCGGCTTCGCCGTCTCCTCCATGGGCGCCGGTTTCATCGCCGAGTACAGCTATCTCGCGGGCTTCCTGATCGAGGCCGGGATGACCGCCGTCTGCGCGGTCGTCGTCTTCCTCAAGCTGCCCGAGTCACGGCCCGCCACGGCGCACGCCGAGAAGGCCCCAGACGACGTCCGCCTCGGCACCGTCCTGCGCGACGGACGGTTCATGAGCGTCGTGGGACTGTCCTTCCTCGTCGCCGTGATCTTCCAGCAGGGGTCCATAGGGCTGCCCGTCGCGATGGGCGAGGCCGGGTTCACCGCCGCCGACTACGGCCTGGCCATCGCCCTCAACGGCGTTCTGATCGTCGCGCTCCAGATCCCGGTGACCCGGTTCATCCAGGACCGGGATCCCCAGCGGCTCCTCGTCGTCTCGTCCCTGCTCGCGGGATACGGCTTCGGACTCACCGCCTTCGCCGGGTCCGTCGGCCTGTTCGCCCTCACCGTGTGCGTGTGGACCCTGGGCGAGATGATCAACGCGCCCACCCAGACCGGCCTCGTCGTCCGTCTCTCCCCCGCCCACGGGCGCGGCCGCTACCAGGGCATGTACACACTGTCCTGGTCCGTCGCCGCCCTCGTGGCGCCCCTGATGTCCGGTTTCGTCATCGACCGGTTCGGGGCGGAGTGGCTGTGGGGTCTGTGCGCGGTCGTCGGGACGGCGGCGGCGGTGGGCTACGCCGCCCTGATGCGCCGGCTGTCCCGGGAGACGGCCACCGGGACCGCCGTACCCGAGAAGCCCGCCGCCGCGGCCGAGGCCAGCGCGGCCTGA
- a CDS encoding DUF2000 domain-containing protein translates to MNDEPIRFDTKIAVLLREDLETWQRLNVTAFLVSGLGTQAPEVVGEPYEDADGVPYLPMFRQPVLVFEGTKETLTAAHARVLSRSLPRALFTSDLFSTGNDRDNRAAVRAVATEELDLVGLAVYGPRNAVDKVLKGARMHP, encoded by the coding sequence ATGAACGATGAACCCATCCGCTTCGACACCAAGATCGCCGTCCTGCTGCGCGAGGACCTGGAGACCTGGCAGCGTCTGAACGTCACCGCGTTCCTCGTCAGCGGCCTGGGCACGCAGGCCCCCGAGGTGGTCGGCGAGCCGTACGAGGACGCCGACGGCGTGCCGTATCTGCCGATGTTCCGCCAGCCCGTCCTGGTCTTCGAGGGCACCAAGGAGACGCTGACCGCGGCCCACGCGCGCGTGCTGTCCCGCTCGCTGCCCCGCGCCCTGTTCACGAGCGACCTCTTCTCGACGGGCAACGACCGTGACAACCGCGCGGCGGTACGGGCGGTGGCGACCGAGGAGCTGGACCTGGTGGGCCTCGCGGTGTACGGCCCGCGCAATGCGGTGGACAAGGTCCTCAAGGGCGCGCGCATGCATCCGTGA
- a CDS encoding AraC family transcriptional regulator, with amino-acid sequence MAAPTMPAQEVTAWRPAVPGVTEVFHAHFTEYAYPMHVHEAWTLLIVDDGAVRYDLDRHEHGTPHDTVSLLPPHVPHNGSPATPDGFRKRVLYLDRTHLGDELIGPAVDGPDLRDPVLRQRVGQLHTALAGPGEEFEAESRLTLIGDRLRALLRRSPHDGPVRRDPVLARRLRELLDERVVEGLTLEEAAGVVQAHPAHLVRAFSTAYGIAPHQYLTSRRVDRARRLLLAGQGPAEVAALTGFHDQAHLTRHFKRLVGVTPGRYRTGAGGDPRKASVR; translated from the coding sequence ATGGCGGCCCCGACCATGCCCGCGCAGGAAGTCACCGCGTGGCGACCCGCCGTCCCGGGCGTCACCGAGGTCTTCCACGCCCACTTCACCGAGTACGCGTACCCGATGCACGTGCACGAGGCGTGGACGCTGCTCATCGTGGACGACGGGGCCGTACGGTACGACCTCGACCGGCACGAGCACGGCACTCCGCACGACACCGTCTCGCTGCTGCCGCCGCACGTCCCGCACAACGGCTCGCCCGCCACCCCCGACGGCTTCCGCAAGCGGGTCCTCTACCTCGACCGGACCCACCTCGGCGACGAGCTCATCGGGCCCGCCGTCGACGGCCCCGACCTGCGGGACCCCGTACTGCGGCAGCGGGTGGGGCAGCTGCACACGGCACTGGCCGGTCCCGGTGAGGAGTTCGAGGCGGAGAGCAGGCTGACGCTCATCGGCGACCGGCTCCGGGCCCTGCTGCGGCGGTCGCCGCACGACGGGCCGGTGCGCCGCGACCCCGTCCTCGCCCGCCGGCTGCGCGAACTGCTCGACGAGCGGGTCGTGGAGGGGCTGACGCTGGAGGAGGCGGCAGGGGTCGTCCAGGCTCATCCGGCGCATCTCGTACGGGCGTTCAGTACCGCCTACGGCATCGCGCCGCACCAGTACCTCACCTCCCGCCGCGTCGACCGGGCCCGGCGTCTGCTGCTCGCGGGGCAGGGTCCCGCCGAGGTCGCCGCGCTCACCGGTTTCCACGACCAGGCCCATCTCACCCGGCACTTCAAGCGGCTGGTGGGGGTGACGCCGGGTCGTTACCGCACCGGTGCCGGGGGAGACCCACGGAAGGCATCCGTCCGGTGA
- a CDS encoding YbjN domain-containing protein — protein sequence MAEAEKAAQVIEGVLKDAEVEWESPEPGHYVVQLPGTRKLKTTVSLLVGRHSLSLNAFVIRHPDENEPGVHRWLLERNLKLYGVSYAVDRLGDVYVTGKLPLAAVTADEVDRLLGQVLEAADGSFNTLLELGFATAIRREYEWRVARGESTRNLDAFAHLTRRAED from the coding sequence ATGGCTGAGGCAGAGAAGGCAGCGCAGGTCATCGAGGGCGTCCTCAAGGACGCCGAGGTCGAGTGGGAAAGCCCCGAACCCGGCCACTACGTCGTGCAGCTCCCCGGCACCCGCAAACTCAAGACGACCGTCTCGCTCCTCGTCGGCCGCCACTCCCTCTCCTTGAACGCCTTCGTCATCCGCCACCCCGACGAGAACGAACCCGGCGTCCACCGCTGGCTCCTGGAGCGCAACCTCAAGCTGTACGGCGTGAGTTACGCCGTCGACCGGCTCGGTGACGTCTACGTCACCGGCAAGCTCCCCCTCGCCGCGGTCACCGCCGACGAGGTCGACCGCCTCCTGGGCCAGGTCCTGGAGGCGGCCGACGGCAGCTTCAACACCCTGCTGGAGCTGGGTTTCGCCACCGCGATCCGCAGGGAGTACGAATGGCGGGTGGCCCGGGGCGAGTCCACGCGCAACCTCGACGCGTTCGCGCACCTGACCCGGCGCGCGGAGGACTGA
- the mshA gene encoding D-inositol-3-phosphate glycosyltransferase, producing MSQYVSRLQRRSQAAPHRLRLHRRPRRVAMLSVHTSPLHQPGTGDAGGMNVYIVELAQRLAAINIEVEIFTRATTGGLPPTVEMAPGVLVRHVDAGPYEGLNKEDLPAQLCAFTHGVMQAWAGHRPGYYDLVHSHYWLSGHVGWLAAQRWGTPLVHAMHTMAKVKNANLADGDTPEPAARVIGETQIVAAADRLIANTAEEREELVHHYAADPAKVAVVHPGVNLDRFRPADGRAAARARLGLPQDALIPLFAGRIQPLKAPDVLLRAVAVLLDQRPDLRSRILVPVVGGLSGSGLAKPEGLQKLAARLGIADVVRFHPPVGQEQLADWFRAASVLVMPSYSESFGLVAIEAQAAGTPVLAAAVGGLPVAVADERTGFLVRGHDPAAYARVLRDFADNPALTPRMGAAAARHAQSFGWDTAAAATADVYVAAAQSYRRHVRSLHG from the coding sequence GTGAGCCAGTACGTCAGCAGGCTCCAGCGTCGCTCCCAGGCCGCACCGCACCGGTTGCGCCTGCACCGCCGCCCCCGCCGCGTCGCCATGCTCTCCGTGCACACCTCACCGCTCCACCAGCCGGGCACCGGCGACGCGGGCGGCATGAACGTCTACATCGTCGAGCTCGCCCAGCGCCTCGCCGCGATCAACATCGAGGTCGAGATCTTCACGCGCGCGACGACGGGCGGTCTTCCGCCCACCGTCGAGATGGCCCCCGGCGTCCTGGTCCGCCATGTCGACGCCGGCCCCTACGAGGGCCTCAACAAGGAGGACCTCCCCGCCCAGCTGTGCGCCTTCACGCACGGCGTGATGCAGGCCTGGGCCGGCCACCGCCCCGGCTACTACGACCTGGTCCACTCGCACTACTGGCTCTCCGGCCACGTGGGCTGGCTCGCCGCCCAGCGCTGGGGCACCCCGCTCGTGCACGCCATGCACACCATGGCCAAGGTCAAGAACGCCAACCTGGCCGACGGCGACACCCCCGAGCCCGCCGCCCGCGTCATCGGCGAGACCCAGATCGTCGCCGCCGCCGACCGCCTCATCGCCAACACCGCCGAGGAGCGCGAGGAACTCGTGCACCACTACGCCGCCGACCCCGCCAAGGTCGCCGTCGTCCACCCCGGCGTGAACCTCGACCGCTTCCGCCCGGCGGACGGCCGGGCGGCGGCCCGCGCCCGTCTCGGCCTGCCCCAGGACGCCCTGATCCCCCTCTTCGCGGGCCGCATCCAGCCCCTGAAGGCCCCGGACGTCCTGCTGCGCGCCGTGGCGGTCCTGCTCGACCAGCGCCCCGACCTGCGTTCCCGCATCCTCGTCCCGGTCGTCGGCGGTCTCAGCGGCAGCGGCCTCGCCAAGCCGGAGGGCCTCCAGAAGCTGGCTGCCCGGCTCGGCATCGCGGATGTCGTACGGTTCCACCCGCCCGTCGGCCAGGAACAGCTCGCGGACTGGTTCCGGGCCGCGTCCGTGCTGGTCATGCCCTCCTACAGCGAGTCCTTCGGCCTGGTCGCCATAGAGGCCCAGGCGGCCGGCACCCCGGTGCTCGCGGCGGCGGTCGGCGGGCTGCCGGTGGCCGTGGCCGACGAACGGACCGGTTTCCTCGTACGCGGACACGATCCGGCCGCCTACGCGCGCGTGCTGCGCGACTTCGCCGACAACCCGGCGCTCACGCCCCGCATGGGCGCGGCGGCCGCCCGGCACGCCCAGTCCTTCGGCTGGGACACCGCGGCCGCGGCGACGGCGGACGTCTATGTGGCCGCGGCACAGTCGTACCGGCGTCACGTACGCTCGCTGCATGGCTGA
- a CDS encoding class I SAM-dependent methyltransferase produces the protein MTSRAASRPVGTVTRGTTNPNRLRRMDRWFAATHGAELRRAADPVAVDLGYGAAPWTAVELLARLRETAPRTRVVGIEIEPARVAAAKPYERDGLLFRHGGFEIPLPRRPQLIRAANVLRQYDEAEVAAVWERLCARLAPADPARGSRGGLLVEGTCDEIGRRHVWVALGPEGPRTVTFATRLGSLEHPSDLAERLPKALIHRNVPGEPVHAFLRDFDRAWAAAAPYASYGARQRWIRTVRSLATSWPVVDGPARWRQGEVTVAWEALAPRGVGAG, from the coding sequence ATGACGTCCCGTGCCGCCTCCCGCCCTGTGGGCACGGTCACGCGCGGCACGACCAACCCCAACCGGCTGCGCCGCATGGACCGCTGGTTCGCGGCCACGCACGGCGCCGAGCTGCGGCGCGCCGCCGATCCGGTCGCCGTCGACCTCGGCTACGGGGCCGCGCCCTGGACCGCCGTCGAACTGCTGGCCCGGCTCCGCGAGACCGCGCCACGCACGCGCGTGGTCGGCATCGAGATCGAACCGGCGCGGGTGGCCGCGGCGAAGCCGTACGAGCGGGACGGGCTCCTCTTCCGGCACGGCGGCTTCGAGATCCCGCTTCCCCGGCGGCCGCAGCTCATCCGGGCGGCCAATGTGCTGCGCCAGTACGACGAGGCCGAGGTGGCCGCCGTGTGGGAGCGGCTGTGTGCCCGGCTGGCCCCGGCCGACCCCGCACGGGGATCGCGCGGCGGACTGCTCGTCGAGGGGACCTGCGACGAGATCGGGCGCCGGCACGTGTGGGTCGCACTCGGGCCGGAGGGACCGCGGACGGTCACCTTCGCGACCCGGCTGGGTTCCCTTGAACACCCCTCCGACCTCGCCGAACGCCTGCCGAAGGCGCTGATCCACCGCAACGTGCCGGGCGAGCCGGTGCACGCCTTCCTCCGCGACTTCGACCGCGCCTGGGCAGCCGCCGCCCCCTACGCCTCCTACGGCGCCCGCCAGCGCTGGATCCGAACGGTCCGGTCCCTGGCGACCAGTTGGCCGGTGGTGGACGGGCCCGCACGGTGGCGGCAGGGGGAAGTGACGGTGGCTTGGGAGGCGTTGGCCCCGCGAGGGGTGGGGGCGGGGTGA
- a CDS encoding NlpC/P60 family protein produces MGTGKRGLIATAVTVIGAVAVLAAPGSAFAAPSPTPSPTASPTTAVTNRDIEAVRKQLDALYHDAAVATDAYNAAEEKAEQQSAQIVALARKIVKGQEKLARLKARAGAAAAAQYRTNGLPDEAKLVLSDDPQQFLDATGRVLQGQRATKALIAELTRTQQDLKQYADDASAQWTKLEANRKAKAAAKKKVEQRIAAAEKLESQLEAKEKERLAELEEQAAHKAQTAWLDSGVLKEISGETSKAGRTAVAYATTQIGKPYVWGAEGPDSYDCSGLTSQAWASAGKPIPRTSQEQWKQLEHVDIRDMRPGDLIIYFDDASHVAMYLGDGAIVHAPRPGRTVTIAGAGSMPILGVVRPDA; encoded by the coding sequence ATGGGGACGGGCAAGCGCGGTCTGATCGCCACGGCCGTGACCGTGATCGGCGCGGTGGCCGTACTGGCGGCGCCCGGCAGCGCCTTCGCCGCACCGAGTCCGACACCCTCCCCCACCGCCTCACCGACGACGGCCGTGACCAACAGGGACATCGAAGCCGTACGCAAACAGCTCGACGCCCTCTACCACGACGCCGCCGTCGCCACCGACGCCTACAACGCCGCCGAGGAGAAGGCCGAGCAGCAGTCGGCGCAGATCGTCGCGCTGGCCCGGAAGATCGTCAAGGGTCAGGAGAAGCTGGCGAGGCTGAAGGCCCGCGCGGGCGCCGCGGCCGCCGCCCAGTACCGCACCAACGGCCTTCCGGACGAGGCCAAGCTGGTGCTGAGCGACGATCCGCAGCAGTTCCTGGACGCCACCGGCCGCGTCCTCCAGGGCCAGCGCGCCACCAAGGCCCTCATCGCGGAACTGACCCGCACCCAGCAGGACTTGAAGCAGTACGCCGACGACGCCTCCGCCCAGTGGACCAAGCTGGAGGCCAACCGCAAGGCGAAGGCGGCCGCCAAGAAGAAGGTCGAGCAGCGGATCGCGGCGGCCGAGAAGCTCGAGTCCCAGTTGGAGGCGAAAGAGAAGGAGCGCCTCGCCGAACTGGAGGAACAGGCCGCCCACAAGGCGCAGACCGCCTGGCTGGACTCGGGCGTCCTCAAGGAGATCAGCGGCGAGACCAGCAAGGCCGGCAGGACCGCGGTCGCCTACGCGACGACCCAGATCGGCAAACCGTACGTATGGGGCGCCGAGGGGCCGGACTCCTACGACTGCTCCGGACTGACCTCACAGGCCTGGGCGAGCGCCGGCAAGCCCATCCCGCGCACCTCGCAGGAGCAGTGGAAGCAGCTCGAGCACGTCGACATCAGGGACATGCGGCCCGGCGACCTGATCATCTACTTCGACGACGCCAGCCATGTGGCGATGTACCTCGGCGACGGCGCGATCGTGCACGCGCCGCGCCCCGGGCGCACGGTGACGATCGCCGGAGCGGGTTCGATGCCGATCCTCGGAGTCGTGCGACCGGACGCGTGA